In the Streptomyces cinnamoneus genome, CCCGGCTTCACGACGTCCCGCGGGTCCTTGACGAACGTCTTCGACATCGCCGACACGTGCACCAGGCCGTCCTGGTGGACGCCCACGTCCACGAACGCCCCGAACGCGGCCACGTTCGTGACGACGCCCTCCAGCAGCATCCCCGGCGCCAGGTCGCCGATCTTCTCGACGCCCTCCTTGAAGACCGCCGTCTTGAAGGCAGGCCGCGGGTCACGGCCCGGCTTCTCCAGCTCGCGCAGGATGTCGGTGACCGTCGGCAGACCGAAGGAGTCGCTCACGAAGTCGTCGGCGCGGATGGAGCGCAGCGTCGCCGTGTCGCCGACGAGCGAGGCGACGTCGCCGCCCGTCCTCTTCGCCATGGCCCGCACCACCGGGTACGCCTCCGGGTGGACGCTGGAGGCGTCCAGCGGGTCGTCTCCGCCGCGGATGCGGAGGAAGCCGGCGCACTGCTCGTACGCCTTGGGGCCGAGCCGCGCCACGTCCTTCAGCGCCCGGCGGGAGCGGAACGGGCCGTTGGCGTCGCGGTGGGCGACGATGTTCTCGGCGAGGCCGGCACCGATGCCCGACACCCGCGACAGCAGGGGCGCGGAGGCGGTGTTGACGTCCACGCCGACGCCGTTGACGCAGTCCTCGACGACCGCGTCCAGCGAGCGGGACAACTTCACCTCGGACAGGTCGTGCTGGTACTGGCCGACGCCGATCGACTTCGGGTCGATCTTGACCAGCTCGGCCAGCGGGTCCTGGAGCCGCCGCGCGATCGAGACCGCGCCGCGCAGCGACACGTCCAGGTCCGGCAGCTCCTGCGAGGCGAAGGCGGAGGCGGAGTAGACCGAGGCGCCGGCCTCGGAGACCATCACCTTCGTGAGCTTCAGCTCGGGGTGACGGGAGATCAGGTCGCCCGCCAGCTTGTCCGTCTCGCGCGAGGCCGTGCCGTTGCCGACGGCGATCAGCTCCACGCCGTGCTCCCGGGCGAGCCGGGCCAGCGTCGCCAGCGACGCGTCCCACTTGTTCTGCGGAACGTGCGGGTAGACGGTCTCCGTGGCGGCCACCTTGCCGGTCGCGTCCACGACGGCGACCTTCACGCCCGTGCGGAAACCGGGGTCGAGCCCCATCGTGGCGCGCGTGCCGGCCGGCGCCGCCAGCAGCAGGTCGCGGAGGTTGGCGGCGAAGACGCGCACCGCCTCGTCCTCGGCGGCCTGCCGCAGCCGCAGCCGGAGGTCGATGCCGAGGTGGACGAGCACGCGGGTGCGCCAGGCCCAGCGCACCGTGTCGCCCAGCCACTTGTCCGCGGGGCGCCCGCGGTCGGCGATGCCGAAGCGCCGGGCGATCGCCTGCTCGTACGAGCTCGGCCCGGCGGGCGTCTCACCGGCGGGCTCCGGCTCCAGCGTCAGGTCGAGGGTCTCCTCCTTCTCCCCCCGCAGCATGGCCAGCACCCGGTGCGAGGGCAGCTCCGTGAAGGGCTCGGCGAAGTCGAAGTAGTCGGCGAACTTCGCGCCCGCCTCCTCCTTGCCGGCGCGCACCTTCGCGACCAGGCGCCCCCGGGTCCACATGCGCTCGCGCAGCTCACCGATCAGGTCCGCGTCCTCGCCGAACCGCTCGGTGAGGATGGCGCGGGCGCCCTCCAGCGCGGCGGCGGCGTCCGCGACGCCCTTCTCGGCGGACACGAAGCCGGCGGCCGCCGCGAGCGGCTCGGTGTCAGGGTCCCCGAGCAGCCCGTCGGCCAGCGGCTCCAGCCCGGCCTCCCGGGCGATCTGCGCCTTGGTGCGCCGCTTGGGTTTGAAGGGCAGGTAGATGTCCTCCAGGCGGGCCTTGGAGTCGGCCGCGAGGATCCGCGCCTCCAGGGCCTCGTCCAGCTTGCCCTGGGACCGCACGGAGTCCAGGACGGCCGTCCGCCGCTCCTCCAGCTCGCGCAGGTACCGCAGCCGCTCCTCCAGCGCGCGCAGCTGCGCGTCGTCGAGCATCTCGGTCGCTTCCTTGCGGTAGCGCGCGATGAACGGGACGGTGGACCCGCCGTCGAGCAAGTCGACGGCCGCCCGTACCTGCCGTTCCCGTACGCCGAGCTCCTCGGCGATCCTGCCTTCGATCGACGTCGTCACGATCACGCTCTGCTTTCTTCCGCTTCTTCCGGGGTTTCCCTCTCGAGCCCGCGATCGCATTGTGGCAGGTACCGCTGACGGCGCCGTGCTCCCGGCCGGGAGCACGGCGCCGTCAGCGGCCGGGCCGGCGGCGCCTACCGGCGCAGGTCCGCGGGGTAGCCGCCGTTCTCTACCAGCGTCGTGGCGAAGGCCGTCGCCAGCTCGGTCAGGCGCCCGACGCCTTCCGCGCCCAGGTGCTCGTAGGGCGCCGCGTCCAGGCGGTCCGTCTCCTCCTCGATCTCCTCGCGCAGCGCGGCCCCGGCGTCCGTCAGCGCGTCCCGCTCGTCGAGCAGACCGCGCTCGCGCAGCCGTAGCCGCGCCGCGGTCAGCTCCTCCTCGCTCCAGCCGCGCGTCGCCAGCAGCCACTTCGTCGACATGCCGCGCCCGGTGGCGGAGTGGCTGACGAGTGCCTCCAGCGGGTCCAGGCCGGAGCCGGCCAGGGCGATCAGGTGGCCGTCGCCGCGGTGCTCGCGCAGCAGCGTGGCGGCGTGCCACAGGGCCAGGTGCGGGGCGTGGGGCACCGGCAGGTCGGCGTGGGCCGCGTACAGCGGGCGGACCGGGCGCTCGCAGGCCTCCGCGGCCCGCAGTGCCAGCCCGGCCGCCTCGGCCATCTCCGCGGAGGCGAGCGCCTCCTCGCCGAGCAGGCGTCGCAGCGTGGCGTCGGCGACGCGCAGACGGGCCGCGAGGACGTCCTCGGGCGAGGCGACGTCCCAGATGTGCGGGACGTGCCGGGCCACCAGCTCGTGGCTGAAGCTGTGGAAGGTGGCCGTGACCGTGCCCGCGCCCACCCGGCCCAGTGCGGCCGCCCGGCCGGCGAAGTAGAGGGCGCTGCGGTCCGTGATGCCGAGCGCGGACATCTCCCGCTCGTTGTCGGGGGAGAAGTAGACAACGGAGTGCAGGGCGTTGACGACGTAGTGGCAGCGCCGGCCGGCGCGCGCGGGCAGAGTGGTCATGGCCGGTACGCTACCGACTGGTTGGTACGGCCGGAAGGGCCGGGGTGCGATGGCAGGATAGGTGGGAAACCCGTCATTGCGGCGCTGTCCTGCGGCCGTTGACGATGGGCGGCATGACAACCCGTCGCAGCGTGCTCATCGTGCTCTACGAAGGCGTACAGAGCCTTGACGTGGCCGGCCCCCTGGAAGTGTTCAAGGGTGCGGCCAACGCCGTCGGCGACCCGGACGCCTACCGGGTGCGCACGGCCAGCGTCGACGGACGGCCCGTGCGGACCCACAGCGGGCTGGGCCTGATGCCGGACGCGGCGCTCGGCGACTGCGCGCCGCCGGACCTCCTCCTCGTCCCCGGTGGCCTCTGCACGCGGGAACAGGACCCCCGCCTCGTGGCCTGGCTGCGCGCGACGGGCTCCCTCGCCGGGCGCCGGGTCTCCGTGTGCACGGGGGCGTTCCTGCTCGCCGCCGCGGGGCTGCTGGACGGCCGCCGGGCCACGACGCACTGGGCGTACTGCGACGACTTCGCCGAGCGCTACCCCTCGGTCCGCCTGGAGGCCGAGCCCATCTTCATCCGGGACGGCGACGTGGCGACCTCGGCGGGCGTCACCGCCGGCATCGACCTGGCGCTCGCCCTCGTCGAGGAGGACCACGGCCGGCGGACCGCGCTCGCCGTCGCCCGCCACCTCGTCGTCTTCCTCCGCCGCCCGGGCAACCAGCGGCAGTTCAGCGCCCACCTCGCCGCGCAGACCGCCGACCGCCCGACGCTGCGGGACGTCCAGCACTGGATCGCCGAGCACCCCGCCGACGACCTGAGCGTGGAGGCGCTCGCCGCCCGCGCGAACCTCTCGCCCCGGCACTTCGCCCGCGCCTTCCACACCGAGGTGGGCACGACACCCGGCCGCTACGTCGAACAGGTGCGGCTGGAGGCGGCCCGGCGGATGCTCGAGGACACGGCCGACGGCGTCGCGGAGGTCTCCCGGGCCTGCGGCTACGGCACCCCCGAGGCGATGCGCCGGGCCTTCGTACGGACCCTGGGCACCGCGCCCGCCGAGTACCGGCGGCGCTTCCGCCCCGCCCTCCCCACCCCCTGACCGAACCTCTGAAAGGGCCTCACATGCAGATCGCTGTCCTCCTCTTCCCCGGCTTCACCGCGCTCGACGCCGTCGGCCCCTACGAGACGCTCGGCCGCATGCCCGGAGCCGAGCCCGTCCTCCTCGCCGAGCGGCCCGGCCCCGTACCCAACGACCGGGGGCACTTCTCGCTCGTCGCCGAAGCGTCGCTCGCGGACGTGCCCCACCCGGACGTCGTCGTGGTGCCGGGCGGCCCCGAGGCCAACCTGCCGCGGCGGCCCGGACCCGTGCTGGACTGGCTCAGGGCCGTCGACCCGGGCACCGTCTGGACGACGTCCGTGTGCACCGGCTCCCTGCTGCTGGGCGCCGCCGGGCTGCTCCGGGGCCGCCGCGCCACGTCCCACTGGACGGCCCTGGACGTGCTCGCCTCCTACGGCGCCGACCCGACGGGGGAGCGGGTCGTCACCGACGGCAAGTACGTCACGGCCGCCGGGGTCTCGTCCGGCATCGACATGGGACTCACCCTCGTGGGCCGCATCGCGGGCGACGAGGCCGCCCGAAGCGCCCAGTTGCTGCTCGAGTACGACCCGCAGCCGCCCTACGACGCGGGTTCCCCCGAGAAGGCCCCCGCCGACCTGGTGGCCCGGTTCCGGAAGATCTACGAGGAGCGCCGCAGCGTGGCCTAGGAGCCCGCGGCGCCGAGCGGACGGTCCGGTACAGGGGTCGGGACCGTCCACCCGAAGCGCGGCGCCCTGCGTTCCAGGAAGGCGGCGACGCCCTCGGCGGTGTCGCCGCTGTCCCGCGCCACCGCCGCCCAGTGCGCCATCCGCTCCGTGTCCGCCGGCCCGGCGGCGAACTCCTTCGCCGCGGCCTGCGTCAGCTGCGAACGCGACGCCAGCACCCGGGCGAACTCCGCGACCCGCTTGTCCAGCTCTCCGGCCGGCCACACCTCGTCGGCCAGGCCCGTGCGCAGCGCCCGTCCGGCGTCGACCAGCTCGGCCGAGAAGAGCAGGTACTTGGCCGTCGCCGGGCCGACCAGCTCCACCAGCCGCCGCGTGGAAGAGGCCGCGTAGACGATGCCGAGCTTCGCCGGGGTGATCCCGAAGCTCGCGTCCTCCGCCGCGAACCGCAGGTCGCAGGCGACGGCGAGCTGGCAGCCGCCGCCCACGCAGTAGCCGCGCACGGCCGCGACCGTCGGCTTGGGGAACGCCGCCAGCGCCTCCTCGGCGGCGACGGCGAGGTCCCGTGAGCTCTCGGCGCTGTCCGCGCCCAGCGTGGAGATGTCCGCGCCCGCGCAGAACGTCTGACCCTCACCCGTCAGCACCAGCACCCGTACGGCCGGGTCGGCCGCGCACCGGTCGAGCAGCTCCGGCAGCGCCCGCCACATGCCGGCGGTCATGGCGTTGCGCTTGGCGGGGTTCGCGATGCGGATCGTTGCGGTGGCGTCGGCGATGTCGAGACGCAGTGCGGGCTCCATGCGCCGGATGCTATCCGGGACGGGCGGGGCTGTGATCAGGAACGGGGGGCGCTGTGAGGAGTCGCTCACGTCCGCCCGACGCCGCCTGGTGACGTCTCGTCGCGGACGGGGGTGTTCCGGAAGGCCCCGTGAACGGCTCAGTAAGCAGCCATGAACAGTCGTGGGAGTGACTCCGGCATACGCGCTCGGTCAAAGTCCTTCTAAAGGCGTCGACTTGTGGACAGCTCGTCGGTGCGCACCCCAAGGTTCCCAACACTCGGCATGTGCGGTCGAGTCAGGGTGAGGGGTTGGTATCGGACATGGAGAGCCACGGGAGCGTCCCGTCCGAACCGCGGCGGACGCCCCCGCCCCGGAAGCCGGCGGAGTACGACGGCACCTGGCGGTACACCGCCCCCGCCCTCGACTCCTCCGTCCCCCGCGCCCGGCACGCGGTCCGCGACCTGATCCGCCGGGAGCGCGTGCCGCTGCGCGAGGACCTGCTGCAGGGGCTGCTGCTCATCGTCTCGGAGCTGGTGACCAACGCCGTCCAGCACGCCGCGCTGCTCTCCCCCGAAGTGGCCGTGGAGGTCTCCCTCGGCCCGGCCTGGGTGCGGGTTGCGGTCGAGGACAGCCACCCCTACCGGCCCAGGCCGACCGAGGCGTACGCCGAGGACGAGCCGCGGACCGGAGGCCGGGGGCTGCTGCTCGTCCAGGCCACCGTGGCCGAGGCCGGTGGCCTGTGCGACGTCGAGCACACCGCGGCCGGCGGCAAGGTGATCTGGGCCGCCCTGCCGCTGTGCCCGCCGCCGGCTACCAGCCCGTCCCGGCCCCGGTGAGCTCCCGGATCGCCGGCCGCGCCGCGTCCAGCACCGTCGTGAACCACGCCGAGAACGTGTGCTTCGCGCGCAGCTCCTCCAGCTCGGCCGGGGTCACGAACGCTGTCTCCACGATCTCCTCCGGGTCCGGCCGGGGCTCGGCCCGCACGGTCCCCACGAAGAGGTGGTTGTACTCCTGCTCGACCAGGCCCGAGGCCGGGTCGGGGTGGTTGTAGCGCACGGTCCCGGCCTCGCGCATCAGCGCGGGCGCGAGGCCCAGCTCCTCGCCGGTGCGGCGGGCGGCGGCCACGAACGGGGGCTCGTCCGGATAGGGGTGACCGCAGCAGGTGTTCGACCAGACGCCGGGGGAGTGGTACTTCCCCAGGGCCCGGCGCTGGAGCAGCAGCCGGCCCCGGTCGTCGAAGAGGAAGACCGAGAACGCGCGGTGCAGCCGGCCGGGCGCCAGGTGCGCGGCGACCTTCTCGGCGGTGCCGATCGTTCTGCCGTTCTCGTCGACCAGCTCCAGCATGATCGGTTCAGCGGCGTCGTCGGAGGCGGGGACCGCCGCGGAGTCGGCCGCGCGGCCCTGGGCTGATGTGATCGGCATTGACCATCCTCGTTGTCGGTCTTCGACCTCAAGTCTGCCGTACGGAATGCCCGCGACTGCCATGGATCAACCCGCTACGGGAGAGGTGACCCCCGACGGCCGGTGGCGCGGTCAGTGGCACAGCCGCGCCTCGTGCTCGGCGTGGCCGCTGGGCTCCAGCTGGAAGGTGCAGTGCTCGACGGCGAAGTGCTCGCCGAGGCAGCCCTGGAGGTCGTGCAGCATCTTCTCGTGCCCGGCCGAGTCCAGCCTCGCCGGGTCCACGACCACGTGCGCCGACAGCACCGGCATCCCCGAGGTGATGGTCCACACGTGCAGGTCGTGGAGGTCCTCGACGCCGGGCAGGGCCATGATGTGCGCCCGGACCTCGTCCATGTCGACGTCCTTGGGGGCCGCTTCCAGCAGCACGTCGAGCGCCTCACGCAGCAGCTTCACCGTGCGCGGCACGATCATCAGGCCGATGACCAGCGAGGCCACCGAGTCCGCCCGCGTCCAGCCCGTCACCATGATCACCAGGGCGGCGATCACCACGGCCAGCGAGCCCAGCGCGTCCGAGAGCACCTCCAGGAACGCGCCGCGCACGTTGAGGCTCTCCTTCTGCCCGCGCATCAGCAGGGCCAGCGAGATGCCGTTGGCCACCACGCCGACCAGGCCGAAGACGACCGCCTGCCCGCCCGGCACGTCCGTCGGGTTCGCCAGCCGCTCGACGGCCTCGAAGAGGATGAAGCCGCCGACGCCGAGCAGCAGCAGACAGTTCAGCAGCGCCGCGAGGATCTCCGCGCGGGCGTAGCCGTAGGTGCGCCGGCTGGAGGGCGGCCGGCCGGCGAAGTGGATCGCCAGGAGCGCCATGGACACCCCGACGGCGTCCGTCGCCATGTGCCCGGCCTCGGCGAACAGCGCCAGGGAGCCGGTGAGCACGCTGCCGGCGACGTACGTCAGCAGCACGGTCAGGGTGATGCCCAGCGCGACGCGCAGCCGCCCCTTGTAGGCGGCGGCCGCGGTGCCGCTCGTACCGGGCGGCGGTCCCCCGTGTGAGTGGCCGTGGTCGTGCCCCGCTCCCATGAATGCCGCCTCCGAACGGTTGCCCGAATCGGCCGGCGGACGCCGGCCGAGCCCCAGTGAACTACGGGTGGGGGGTATCGGGCAACGCGGCACTGAACACCGTTGTCATTGCCCCTGACCTGCGGGAACGCGCACCCGGGGTGATCAGCGAAGACGTGCTTCGGGGTGGTGGAGGCACCAGCCCTCCCAGGCCGAAGTGACCATGCTGCGAAGGTCGTGGGTGGCGCTCCAGCCCAGCTCCTCGGCGATCCGCTTCCCGGACGCCACGACACGCGCCGGATCACCCGGACGGCGTGGGCCGGTCTCGGCCGTCAGCCCCGGACGGCCGGTGACCTCGGCGATCAGGTCCGCCATCTCCCGGACGGACACCCCCTGGCCGGTGCCCACGTTCAGCGTCAGGTCCCCGGCGCCCGGCCGGCCGGCGAGGCGCCGGGCGGCGGCCAGGTGGGCCGTGGCCAGGTCCTCGATGTGGATGTAGTCACGGACGCAGGTGCCGTCGGGGGTGGCGTAGTCGGTGCCGAAGATCCGCGGGCGCTCGCCCCGGGTGACCCGGTCGAACATCATCGGGATGATGTTGAAGACACCGGTGTCGGCCAGCTCCGGCCGGGCCGCCCCCGCCACGTTGAAGTAGCGCAGACACGCCGTCGAGATGCCGTGCGCGGCGCCAGTGGCCCGCACGAGCCACTCGCCCGCCAGCTTCGTCTCGCCGTAGGGGTTGATCGGCAGACAGGGCGTGTCCTCGGTGACGAGGTCCACGTCGGGCATGCCGTAGACGGCCGCCGAGGAGGAGAAGACGAAGCTGCCGACACCGGCGGCCACCACCGCCTCCAGCAGCACGGTCAGCCCGTGCAGGTTCTCCCGGTAGTAGAGCAGGGGCTTCTCCACCGACTCCCCGACCTGCTTCTTCGCGGCCAGGTGCACCACGCCCGTCACGTCCAGCTCGGCGAAGGCCCGGTCGAGCACCGCACGGTCCAGCACCGAGCCCCGCACGAGCGGCGTGCCCGCGGGCAGCCGGGCGGCCACACCCGAGGACAGGTCGTCCAGGACGGCCACCCGCTCCCCGGCCTCTGTCATCGCCCGCGCCACGTGCGCCCCGATGTACCCCGCTCCGCCTGTGATCAGCCACGTCATGACGGCACCCTAATCCAGCCGGACGGCCGGGAATCCCCGCCCGCGCCCCGGGAACCGTACGGCTTCGCCGTGCGTCTGGTCAGTGACGGGGCGCCCGGGCGCGCGTACCGGTGCACGTGCGGTGAACGGCGCCTTCCAGTGATCCGATAGCCTCTGCCGACGTGCCGCACGCCGCCCCCCGGCCCGGGGCCCGGCGCGGCACGCCCGCTGCCCGGTCACTTCGCGTACCCGCGGCGGCCACGTCAGCTTCCAAGGGAGTGAGTTCGTCTGTCGACCGCCATCCTCACCGGTACGCCGCCCGCCGGCTCCGCCCTGGAGGGCGAGCTGCGGTCCCTGGGCTTCACCGTGCGCACCGCCACCGGTGCCGACGGCGCCGCGACGGCCCTGGCCGCCGTGCCGGCCGCCGAGCGGGTCGCGCTCGTCGACCCCCGCTTCGTGGGCCACACGCACGCGCTCCGGCTGGCGCTCACCGACCCCCGCTTCCCCGCCGGCGCCGTGCCGGGCGCGCTCACCGCGCAGCCGGAGGCGCGCGGCGCCCTGACGCGCGCGCTGGAGGCGGCCGGCACCGCCGAGCCGGACACCGTCGGCGCCCGCCTGGAGGCCGAGGGCGTCGCCGTGCACCGGCCCGAGCTCGGCGTGCTCGTCGCCGCCGTGCCCGAGGACGAGGCCACCCGCGCCAAGACCCGGGCCGAGGTCGAGGCCGTCGACGACGAGGCCGTGCGGCTGCGCAGCGCCGTGAAGTCCCGCGACGGGTTCTTCACCACCTTCTTCATCAGCCCGTACTCCCGCTACGTCGCCCGTTGGTGCGCACGCCGGGGGCTGACCCCCAACCAGGTGACCACCGCCTCGCTGCTGACGGCGCTCGTCGCGGCCGGCTGCGCGGCCACCGGCACCCGGCCGGGCTTCGTCGCGGCCGGGGTGCTGCTGATCGCGTCGTTCGTGCTCGACTGCACCGACGGCCAGCTCGCCCGCTACTCCCTTCAGTACTCCACGCTGGGCGCCTGGCTCGACGCCACCTTCGACCGCGCCAAGGAATACGCCTACTACGCGGGCCTGGCGCTCGGCGCCGCCCGCGGCGGGGACGACGTGTGGGCGCTCGCCCTCGGCGCGATGGTCCTCCAGACCTGCCGGCACGTCGTCGACTTCGCCTTCACCGAGGCCAACCACGACGCCAGCGCCAACACGAGCCCCACCGCCGCCCTCTCCGACAAGCTGGACAGCGTCGGCTGGACGGTCTGGGCCCGCCGCATGATCGTGCTGCCCATCGGCGAGCGCTGGGCCCTGATCGCGGTCCTCACCGCCCTCACCACGCCCCGCGTCGTCTTCACGGTGCTGCTGATCGGCTGCGCGTTCGCCGCCTGCTACACCACCGCGGGCCGCGTGCTGCGCTCGCTGACCCGCAAGGCCAAGCGCACCGACCGCGCCGCCCAGGCGCTGGCGGACCTCGCCGACTCCGGCCCGCTCGCCGAGCTCGCGGCCGGCAGCGTCGGCCGCACGGTGCCCGCCACGGCCTACAGCGCGCCCTTCTGGGCGCTGCTGGCGACGGCCTCGCTGCTCGTCGGTCCGCTCTTCGCCGGCAACGCCGGCACCTGGCGGGCCGTCCTGCAGGCCCTGGTCTACGCCGTCTTCGCGGGCGTCGCCGTGGCGCAGCCCCTCAAGGGCCCCCTCGACTGGCTCGTCCCGCCGGTGTTCCGCGCCGCCGAATACGGGATCATCCTGGTGCTCGCGGCGAAATCCGGCGTCTCCGGCGCCCTTCCTGCGGCTTTCGGCCTGGTGGCCGCGGTCGCCTACCATCACTACGACACGGTCTACCGCATCCGTGGCGGTACCGGCGCGCCCCCGCAGTGGCTGGTGCGCGCGATCGGGGGACACGAGGGACGGGTCCTGGCGGTCACGGCCGCCGCCGCCCTGTGGCACGGTCAAGGCTTCACCATCGCGCTGACGGTCCTCGCGACCGCCCTCGCGCTCGTGGTGCTCGGCGAGAGCATCCGGTTCTGGGTGTCCTCCGGGGCGCCCGCAGTACACGACGAAACAGGAGAACCCGCATGATCGGCCTCGTGCTGGCCGCCGGCGCCGGACGGCGTCTGCGCCCCTACACCGACACCCTGCCCAAGGCCCTGGTGCCGGTGGGCCCCGAGGGCGACGAGGAGTCGATCACCGTCCTCGACCTCACCCTCGGCAACTTCGCCGAGGTCGGCCTGACCGAGGTCGCCATCGTCGTCGGCTACCGCAAGGAGGCCGTCTACGCCCGCAAGGAGGCGCTGGAGGCCAAGTACGGCCTCAAGCTCACCCTGATCGACAACGACAAGGCCGAGGAGTGGAACAACGCCTACTCCCTGTGGTGCGCCCGTGACGTCCTGGGCCGCGGTGTGATCCTCGCCAACGGCGACACCGTCCACCCGGTCTCCGTCGAGAAGACCCTGCTGGCCGCCCGCGGCCAGGGCCAGAAGATCATCCTCGCCCTGGACACGGTCAAGAGCCTCGCCGACGAGGAGATGAAGGTCGTCGTGGACGCCGAGAAGGGCGTCCAGAAGATCACCAAGCTGATGGAGCCCGCCGAGGCCACCGGCGAGTACATCGGCGTCACCCTCATCGAGGCCGAGGCCGGCGAGGAGCTCGCCGACGCGCTCAAGACCACCTTCGAGCGCGACCCCGACCTCTACTACGAGGACGGCTACCAGGAGCTCGTCAACCGCGGCTTCAAGATCGACGTGGCGCCCATCGGCGACGTCCAGTGGGTCGAGATCGACAACCACGACGACCTCGCCAAGGGCCGGGGGATCGCGTGCCAGTACTGACGAGGCTCATCCCCTCGCCGGTCGTCGTCGACATCCGTGCCGGAGCCCTGGACGATCTGGCGAGCGTCCTCGCCGACCAGCGGATCTCCAGCTCCGGCAAGCTGGCCATCGCCATCAGCGGCGGCTCCGGGGCGGTGCTGCGCGAGCGGCTCGCCCCGGCGCTGCCCGGCGCCACCTGGTACGAGGTCGGCGGCGGCACGCTGGACGACGCGATCAAGCTGGGCGACGCCATGAAGAAGGGGCACTACGACGCGGTCGTGGGCCTCGGCGGCGGCAAGATCATCGACTGTGCGAAGTACGCGGCGGCCCGGGTCGGCCTGCCGCTCGTGGCCGTCGCGACGAACCTGTCGCACGACGGTCTGTGCTCGCCGGTCGCCACCCTGGACAACGACGCGGGCCGCGGCTCGTACGGGGTGCCGAACCCGATCGCCGTGGTCATCGACCTCGACGTGATCCGCGAGGCCCCCGTCCGCTTCGTCCGCTCCGGCATCGGCGACGCGATCTCCAACATCTCCTCCGTCGCGGACTGGGAGCTCGCCCACCGCGAGACGGGCGAGGCGATCGACGGACTGGCCGCCGCCATGGCCCGCCAGGCCGGCGAGGCCGTGCTGCGCCACCCCGGCGGCGTCGGCGACGACAGCTTCCTCCAGGTGCTGGCCGAGGGCCTCGTGCTCACCGGCATCTCGATGTCCGTCGCCGGTGACAGCCGTCCGGCCTCCGGCGCCTGCCACGAGATCAACCACGCCTTCGACCTCCTCTACCCCAAGCGCGCCGCCAGCCACGGCGAGCAGTGCGGCCTCGGAGCGGCCTTCGCGATGCACCTGCGCGGTGCCCGCGAGGAGTCCGCGCTGATGGTCGAGGTGCTGCGCCGGCACGGCCTGCCCGTGCTGCCGGGCGAGATCGGCTTCACGGACGAGGAGTTCGTGAAGGCGGTGGAGTTCGCGCCGCAGACCCGCCCCGGGCGGTACACCATCCTGGAGCACCTCGCGCTCTCCACCGACCAGATCAGGGACGCATACGCCGACTATGCCAAAACCGTCCGTCGCTGAGCTGCGCCCGGTCGTCCACCCCGCGGGGGTGAAGGACCGGCGCAGCGGTGAGCACTGGGCGGGCCGCCTGTACATGCGGGAGATCTCGCTGCGGGTGGACCGTCACCTGGTGAACACCAGGGTCACGCCCAACCAGCTCACCTACCTGATGACCGTCGCGGGCGTCCTCGCGGCCCCGGCCCTGCTGGTGCCGGGGATCACGGGCGCCGTGCTCGGCGTGGTCATGGTCCAGCTCTACCTGCTGCTGGACTGTGTCGACGGCGAGATCGCCCGCTGGAAGAAGCAGTACTCGAATTCCGGGGTGTACCTGGACCGGGTCGGCGCCTACCTGTGCGACGCCGCGGTCCTGGTCGGCCTGGGCCTGCGCGCCGCCGACCTGTGGGGCGGCGGCCGGATCGACTGGCTGTGGGCCTTCCTCGGCACCCTCGCCGCGCTCGGCGCCGTCCTGATCAAGGCCGAGACCGACCTCGTCGGCGTCGCCCGCCACCAGGCCGGCCTGCCGCCGGTCAAGGAGGCCGCGTCCGAGCCCCGTTCCTCCGGCGTGGCGCTGGCCCGCAAGGCCGCCGCCGCGCTGAAGTTCCACCGGCTGATCCTCGGGATCGAGGCGTCCCTGCTGATCCTGGTCCTCGCGATCGTGGACACGGCCCGGGGCGACCTGTTCTTCACCCGGCTCGGCACCGCGGTCCTCGCCGGCATCGCCGTCCTGCAGACCCTTCTGCACCTGGTGTCCATCCTCGCGTCGAGCAGGCTGCGATGACGGGCCCGGGCATGAAGGTCGGCGCGGTCGTCCTCACCATGGGCAACCGCCCCGAGGAGC is a window encoding:
- a CDS encoding DJ-1/PfpI family protein, giving the protein MQIAVLLFPGFTALDAVGPYETLGRMPGAEPVLLAERPGPVPNDRGHFSLVAEASLADVPHPDVVVVPGGPEANLPRRPGPVLDWLRAVDPGTVWTTSVCTGSLLLGAAGLLRGRRATSHWTALDVLASYGADPTGERVVTDGKYVTAAGVSSGIDMGLTLVGRIAGDEAARSAQLLLEYDPQPPYDAGSPEKAPADLVARFRKIYEERRSVA
- a CDS encoding SCO6745 family protein, with amino-acid sequence MTTLPARAGRRCHYVVNALHSVVYFSPDNEREMSALGITDRSALYFAGRAAALGRVGAGTVTATFHSFSHELVARHVPHIWDVASPEDVLAARLRVADATLRRLLGEEALASAEMAEAAGLALRAAEACERPVRPLYAAHADLPVPHAPHLALWHAATLLREHRGDGHLIALAGSGLDPLEALVSHSATGRGMSTKWLLATRGWSEEELTAARLRLRERGLLDERDALTDAGAALREEIEEETDRLDAAPYEHLGAEGVGRLTELATAFATTLVENGGYPADLRR
- a CDS encoding enoyl-CoA hydratase/isomerase family protein codes for the protein MEPALRLDIADATATIRIANPAKRNAMTAGMWRALPELLDRCAADPAVRVLVLTGEGQTFCAGADISTLGADSAESSRDLAVAAEEALAAFPKPTVAAVRGYCVGGGCQLAVACDLRFAAEDASFGITPAKLGIVYAASSTRRLVELVGPATAKYLLFSAELVDAGRALRTGLADEVWPAGELDKRVAEFARVLASRSQLTQAAAKEFAAGPADTERMAHWAAVARDSGDTAEGVAAFLERRAPRFGWTVPTPVPDRPLGAAGS
- a CDS encoding Tex family protein — translated: MTTSIEGRIAEELGVRERQVRAAVDLLDGGSTVPFIARYRKEATEMLDDAQLRALEERLRYLRELEERRTAVLDSVRSQGKLDEALEARILAADSKARLEDIYLPFKPKRRTKAQIAREAGLEPLADGLLGDPDTEPLAAAAGFVSAEKGVADAAAALEGARAILTERFGEDADLIGELRERMWTRGRLVAKVRAGKEEAGAKFADYFDFAEPFTELPSHRVLAMLRGEKEETLDLTLEPEPAGETPAGPSSYEQAIARRFGIADRGRPADKWLGDTVRWAWRTRVLVHLGIDLRLRLRQAAEDEAVRVFAANLRDLLLAAPAGTRATMGLDPGFRTGVKVAVVDATGKVAATETVYPHVPQNKWDASLATLARLAREHGVELIAVGNGTASRETDKLAGDLISRHPELKLTKVMVSEAGASVYSASAFASQELPDLDVSLRGAVSIARRLQDPLAELVKIDPKSIGVGQYQHDLSEVKLSRSLDAVVEDCVNGVGVDVNTASAPLLSRVSGIGAGLAENIVAHRDANGPFRSRRALKDVARLGPKAYEQCAGFLRIRGGDDPLDASSVHPEAYPVVRAMAKRTGGDVASLVGDTATLRSIRADDFVSDSFGLPTVTDILRELEKPGRDPRPAFKTAVFKEGVEKIGDLAPGMLLEGVVTNVAAFGAFVDVGVHQDGLVHVSAMSKTFVKDPRDVVKPGDIVRVKVMDVDIPRKRISLTLRLDDESPAGGRAGATAAPRERAERGAPRRGGTPRPRRAEGREAAAADGAMADALRRAGLLGGPKGR
- a CDS encoding GlxA family transcriptional regulator; translated protein: MTTRRSVLIVLYEGVQSLDVAGPLEVFKGAANAVGDPDAYRVRTASVDGRPVRTHSGLGLMPDAALGDCAPPDLLLVPGGLCTREQDPRLVAWLRATGSLAGRRVSVCTGAFLLAAAGLLDGRRATTHWAYCDDFAERYPSVRLEAEPIFIRDGDVATSAGVTAGIDLALALVEEDHGRRTALAVARHLVVFLRRPGNQRQFSAHLAAQTADRPTLRDVQHWIAEHPADDLSVEALAARANLSPRHFARAFHTEVGTTPGRYVEQVRLEAARRMLEDTADGVAEVSRACGYGTPEAMRRAFVRTLGTAPAEYRRRFRPALPTP